From the Quercus lobata isolate SW786 chromosome 6, ValleyOak3.0 Primary Assembly, whole genome shotgun sequence genome, one window contains:
- the LOC115950489 gene encoding uncharacterized protein LOC115950489, which yields MFVDQILAQIKDEHYLKWPRPLHSSPNVHDKRKYCRFHKDHIHYIEDNRDLKEQIEELIQKGNLQKFVNKGGSSRSRDDNKGQCEAFQRDKDHIPLHPPSTIGEIKTITRGSSTGGSFKSLRKSYQRQVNNIHKMPPLKQRRTDQDILFSEEDARGVKQLHDDPLVIMLMIEGFNTIRVLVDNGSSADITYLSTF from the coding sequence ATGTTTGTTGACCAAATTTTAGCGCAGATTAAGGATGAACACTACCTTAAATGGCCTAGGCCGTTACACTCGTCACCCAACGTGCATGACAAGAGAAAATACTGCCGTTTCCACAAGGATCACATACATTACATAGAGGACAACAGAGACTTGAAAGAGCAGATAGAAGAACTCATACAAAAAGGGAATTTGCAGAAATTCGTAAATAAGGGAGGTTCCAGTAGATCCAGGGACGATAACAAGGGTCAATGCGAAGCTTTTCAGAGGGACAAAGATCACATACCCCTCCATCCACCAAGTACCATAGGGGAGATAAAGACAATCACAAGAGGATCGTCTACAGGGGGATCATTCAAGTCCCTCAGGAAGTCATACCAGAGGCAAGTGAACAACATTCATAAGATGCCACCTCTGAAGCAAAGGCGGACGGACCAAGATATTCTATTCTCGGAGGAAGATGCCAGAGGAGTGAAACAGCTTCATGATGACCCATTGGTTATTATGCTCATGATTGAAGGATTTAATACCATAAGGGTTTTGGTAGACAACGGGAGCTCAGCAGATATCACTTACCTCTCTACCTTCTAG
- the LOC115950490 gene encoding protein RKD5, giving the protein MSSSDCYPHSLKSLLVFQNRINEELIRSLHVYQVEDGKQNEIEREFLFSANGSYMEMTTNPALRLLKFRVSEVYEGLVNGLWLCILAFHADRPPHFTCIPSLLSISRNPKLKSVPTIAVDLQIIFQLGCIMEDKEQSRFPKGETCQQNDDCYRQSRRSSPNLHLDLNRLPYPVTELESSEDQEKEHCSPGIVHNKKKRAASEHVARIALSDLAKYFDLPIVEASRNLKVGLTVLKRKCREFGIPRWPHRKIKSLDSLIHDLQEETERQQQKNKVAAMAVAKRQKMLESEKENIERKPFMELQCETKKFRQDVFKRRHRARAIGNQDPSTSSNESTNKI; this is encoded by the exons ATGTCAAGTAGTGATTGCTATC CCCATTCCTTAAAATCTCTCTTGGTCTTTCAAAACAGAATTAACGAAG AGTTGATTAGGAGCTTGCATGTGTACCAAGTGGAGGATGGGAAGCAAAATgaaattgagagagagtttttgtTCTCAGCCAATGGATCATATATGGAAATGACAACTAATCCAGCTCTCAGATTGCTTAAGTTTCGGGTTTCTGAAGTGTATGAAGGGCTTGTGAACGGTTTGTGGCTTTGCATTCTTGCATTTCATGCCGATCGTCCACCTCATTTTACATGCATTCCTTCTCTACTCTCAATTTCCAG AAATCCCAAGCTGAAGTCAGTACCAACAATAGCTGTTGATCTTCAAATTATTTTCCAGTTGGGCTGCATTATGGAAGACAAAGAGCAATCACGATTTCCAAAAGGGGAAACATGCCAACAGAATGATGATTGTTACCGTCAATCAAGAAGAAGTTCTCCCAATCTTCATCTGGATCTTAACCGTCTTCCTTATCCAGTTACCGAGTTAGAATCATCTGAAGATCAAGAAAAGGAACATTGTTCACCAG GTATTGTACACAATAAGAAAAAGAGAGCAGCAAGTGAACATGTTGCAAGGATTGCTTTATCGGATTTAGCCAAGTATTTTGATCTTCCAATTGTGGAAGCTTCAAGAAATTTGAAAGTCGGGCTTACAGTTCTAAAAAGGAAATGTAGAGAATTTGGTATTCCTCGTTGGCCACATAGGAAGATCAAATCTCTTGACAGTCTCATTCATGATCTACAG GAAGAAACAGAACGGCAACAGCAGAAGAACAAGGTTGCAGCCATGGCAGTTGCAAAGAGGCAAAAGATGTtggagagtgaaaaagaaaatatagagaGAAAACCTTTTATGGAGTTGCAATGTGAAACCAAGAAATTCAGGCAAGATGTTTTCAAAAGAAGGCATCGAGCTAGGGCTATTGGAAACCAAGATCCATCCACCTCAAGTAATGAGAGTACTAACAAAATATAG